The DNA sequence CTCGTGATGTCACGATCATCAGCCATCCTGAGTGGTTAACGTAACGCGTGATGTCATAAGCAACTAAAGCTTCACACTACAACTACACCAACAGCAGATGTAAGTTCGGGGTCATccgtcatccatcatcatcatccgtatgGTCGAGGCGTCTGCTAGTTCACCGTTACTTGCTCGGCCATACCGTACATACCCCTGTATGTCCCTGTGTCTTGTACTCTCCCAGGGCGATTTTGCGAAGTCGAACTGTTATCGTAAAACTTGCCTTTATTCCGTTAGTTTCGCTTTTCCCCATTTGTTTCGCTTTAAACCGTTTGTTTCGCTTTATCCCGTTTGTTTCTGTACCACGCTCCTTAACACGGAAGTTAGAtatatctatcatcatatatGGGGCTAAATTGCTTAATCCTTGCTGATAAAACAAGCCATTAACACTAGGGTGAGAATGAACACAGATGCAAAGTGTATTCCGTTAGCTTtccagaccgtgacgcattcacggaacGCCCAGGGTCGaaggtataggttcgaatccttggatTACGGGAGTCTGTCCACactcaacccatctgttcatccacccctagagggtTTAGTCGATAAagcgggtacctggctcaggcgagGGTGTTTAtagtatatgtattatgtaataTAGCGTTGATGAAGTGGTTTTTGATAGGGcctcgcttgcttgcttgcccacCCGCCTGCCCCGCCTGAGCTAAcataaaattgaaaaaataaatggcaagaaaaaaagaaaaaaaaaggaaaaaagagcaCTCTTCGGCACAGAGTCTGCCGGCAGCTATGAGTTCTGGAAAACGTGAGTGTAAAATTTAATGGAACGGTTGCATTAGCACTCAGGCGCCACCGCCAAGATGCTTCCCAGATTTTCCAGTTCCAGTCCCACCAATAATccaggaacacccccccccccccccgctccacgTCTACCTAACTCTGAGCCTTGTAGCCTCGGACCCAAcacacccacgccaacacccacgCCTTCttaacccaccccttcccccgaCGAACCTCATACCGTCTCTGTGAGATTTTCCCCCCAGTGGTGGGGACGGCTCCAGGTTCGAGGCGTGGCTGGAAATCCAGGAGTCTTCCAGACTCGGATGCCTATGCATTACGCGGTGACTCACTGAGGCGATCTTTTGTAGACGCGCAGCGCCGTAGTTCCTGTAGCGATGTTTTCTACATGCTTTTGAGAAAGTGAGGAGAAGAGATAGATGCTGGTAAGAATAAAGATTGGGGAAAAGGGGCAGAAATTACGTTAATAAAGTgataaaaggaggaagaggaaaacatgataatgaagaagacgaagacaaaGAAAAGTAGAAGAAATATTGGAAGTAAAGGGAAACAGaccaaaggaaaggaaaagaggtgGAAAAAGGGAATCacaaaggaaaggagagagagataatatgaagAAAGACGTAGAGAAAATGGTGATGACGCTgatacaataatcataatgattacagCAATATGAATAATCGTATATATGAAAAGATCGACGAGTGTAGTGAGAAGTGAGCGAGAAAGTGATAAATTCTTGATCAATAAATTCACCAAAGACCCGGCCTTCCCGCTGCAAGGTCCCACCCACTGCAAACCACTTGGGGTCTTTTCAAAATCCCCCAGCCAGAGGGTGTGCCCTCGCCACACTCCATTACCTGCCATCACGCATCACGGCCTCCATGCCAGGCCAATAACCATGAGTTCTTAGTGGCGGTGCCTCGAGTGGCTGGCATGATGGCTCAGGGGGTCGACCTTGGCAAGGTGTTGTGCTGGGGTGGTAGTAGTTCGAGGGGTCTCGCTGCTATCATGAGTTCCAGTATGACCCTTAACGTTGCTGGAGGGATAACTCTGTCTCGGGTCTTGACTGTGGTGAGGATGTGGGGGTCTTGCTGAGGTCGAGCTGGGTTGATGATGTGGGGGTCTAGATGCAAGGTCCAGGGGTCTTGCTGAGGTGTTGCTAGGATGATGATGGTTCAGGGGTCTTGCtgaggtgttgctgtggtgatggtccaGTGGTCTTGCtgaggtgttgctgtggtgatggtccaGTGGTCTTGCtgaggtgttgctgtggtgatggtccaGGGGTCTTGCTGAGGTGTTGCTAGGATGATGATGGTTCAGGGGTCTTGCtgaggtgttgctgtggtgatgttcCAGTGGTCTTGCTGGGGTGTTGCTTGGATGATGGTCCAGGGGTCTTGCtgaggtgttgctgtggtgatggtccaGGGGTCTTGCtgaggtgttgctgtggtgatggtccaGGGGTCTTGCtgaggtgttgctgtggtgatggtccaGTGGTCTTGCtgaggtgttgctgtggtgatggtccaGGGGTCTTGCTGAGGTGTTGCTAGGATGATGATGGTTCAGGGGTCTTGCtgaggtgttgctgtggtgatgttcCAGTGGTCTTGCTGGGGTGTTGCTTGCCAAGATGATGGTCCAGGGGTCTTGCtgaggtgttgctgtggtgatggtccaGGGGTCTTGCtgaggtgttgctgtggtgatggtccaGGGGTCTTGCtgaggtgttgctgtggtgatggtccaGTGGTCTTgctggggtgttgctggggtgatgatggtccaggggtCTTGCtgaggtgttgctggggtgaTGGTCCAGTGGTCTTGAAGAGGTGTTGCTATGGCGATGGTCCAGGGGTCTTGCtgaggtgttgctggggtgatgatggtccaggggtCTTGCTGAAGTGTTGCTATGGCGATGGTCTAGATTATTGTTAAGATGACGGTCTATGTATGGACAATGAAGTCGGGTACCTGGGTGTTTTATCCCCACGTTTGGACTttaaatatatgatatacagcATTCTTAATGTCACTAACTAAACGTACAAGATAATGTGGCTTTCATGCACCGAAAATGATTCCTGTACATAACTGTTGTATGAAATACTGTCTTTTGTTCCACGTAAAATGGACATCAGAGTCTACCATTACATAACATATACGCATTTGATCTCGTACTTTACATTACTAGTTTATATGATAATTCCTCTTCCTCCAGCTATACACATTATGATGATACGTCATCGTCCATGTTCAGTCTACCACGATAGATTGATGGTTCTCTCTTTATTTCCCAGGTGGCGGTAGTCAGGTGATGTGAAggaacccacacccacccctcaagCAAGACCCCTCCTCAGCCAgtctgccctcctcctccctgctgggcCATGTCTTCCCCTGCTGGCCCGTGTGGCGCCACCTGTCTCTGACCCTCCTCACCAGCGAACACTGACGGTCGGGCGACGCTGCCTCACGAATCCTCTCATTATGGGGCGCCTGCCAGTGTGGCTCGGCTCactcctgctgctcctcatgGCTCGGGCCGGTCAGTCCAACACGCTACGCTCAGTGTATGCTTCAGGCGTAAGGTCGATTATctactctttatctatctattatcgaCTCTACCCTCATTTCCAGGGAGCTGATCAAATGCGTCAGTAAGCCTCTCATGTATATCCTCTGACCATTAGGAAGTGTGTGGGTGAAATTAGAATAGGAATTCCGTATTTATAAACTTACGCTTATCTCAATTGGCGTTATACTTGCTTTCATAACAGAGTATATCTGATAGATCATCATTAGGATCTGTTATATCAGGCAAGGAATAGAAACAATTTCTACCCGTACGCCCGGGAACACAAGGATGTGTTTCTCGTAACGTAGATTTGATTCAcattttcattaatctctctcaccattttcttcatattctagttttaggtAATCAAGTCATTCTACGCTTTTCTCTGTTAAAGATTTTATTCTCGTATTAGGATAAGGTTTCTAGTACAGTTACTATCTAATGAATATCACCGACACAAAAATTATGTGAAGGAGTGTAATAGTTACCCTTGTATGAAATCCACATGACATTTTCTATATAAGAAAACGTCTTGCGGATCATGTACAAGGGTAACTACAATATTCCTTCAATTAAAGCTTGGTGTTACTATACATTGCCTGTTTGGgtttacaccgcaagtgaaaacaatacatttcccagctactggaagtagtgcaacccTGGACTACACCAGTTTACTAACGCTTAGCACTCTGGGTGTAGACTCACCAAGGGGTGGGAACCCGTCGCagtcaccagcaggaggaacagtgGTGGGCCCGGAGGTACTCGCTGCCCAAACTCTTCACTTCTCCCAGCTGCCCCGCCCGGAGAAGCTCTCACAGCCCTCCAACCCCGAGACAGACTCCCAGCTCGACGCTGTAACACGGGTAAGAcgcctcactcacctgctcctcaGATACGTACGTGCTAATGGATATCATTTTCATGTGTATACGAAAATTTGCACACTGTTGCAGATCCTTCTTCAGGTGTCGTTGAGCAGGAAGATCCTGAGCAACAGGTGGTGATTCccctcctcatcaccacaccagtcagcGAGGTTTCCTATGCATGGTATGGAGTGTGCCACAACTTCGGCAGACTGCCGAAGACTAGCATCTACTACGGGACGAGATCGTCACCGTGTGCCAGTTTTCTAGGGATTCAGAGATAGAGGAAGAGAATCTAATATCTCTTCTTCATAAAGATATTAGGCCTATAACTGACGATCGTGGATACTATATATTAGGTTAACGCGTTAGAAAATGTCAAAAGACAATATTTTTAAGATTGATGTATAAGTGAAATGACCAGGTTGACAAGTGTTTGTCAGTGAAGTGTTCATGATTTTGTTTTCTTCACTTAGACAAGGTTGCCTTCAGCACACACATAAGTTTACCGTCTTCACACAGACAGATGTACGTATTTTCCTAACACAGACAGATGTACAAACCTTCGTAACAAAGACAGATGTACGTACCTTCCTAACACGGACAGATGGACATACCTTCTTCACACAGAAAGACGTACGTACCTTCCTAACACAGACAGATATACGTACCTTTTCAACACAGACAGATGTAcgtaccttgctaacacagacaGATGTATGTACCTCTCTAACACAGACAGATGTACGTGTCTtcacacagacagatatacataccttCCTAACACAGACAGATGTACGAACCTTCCTAACACAGACACATGTACGTACCTTTTCAACACAGACAGATGTACGAACCTTCCTAACACAGACACATGTACGTACCTTTTCAACACAGACAGATGTACGTACCTTCCTAACACAGACAGATGTACGTACCTTCCTAACACAGACAGATGTACGTACCTTCCTAACACAGACAAATGTGTCTtcttcacacagacagacatacgtaCCTTCCTAACAAAGACAGATGTACGAACCGTCTTAACACAGACAGATGTACGTACCTCACTCTATTCTGAAATAgtaagttatagatagatagataggtagggaggTCAACAGATAGACATAtaatttttgtttcatatttgttcgcgtttcccgcgttagtaaggttgccccaggaaacagacgaagaaaaaagcttcattcgctcacatccattgttTAGCTGTCACGTGCAGTGCACTGataacacagctccctctccacagccaggccccacagatctttacGTGTTATCTCATGACAGCGTCATACGCCCTGGTTGaacccattggcagcacgtcgacccctgtataccacaactctCCAATACACTCTGTCCCCGGCTTGTGTAGAGCGGTAGCCGCTAGCCATAGATGGGGCACTGCTCACTACATAGCTTTGGCAAATTGTAAACCTTTATGCACGCGAGGTACAGTCAGCAGCGCCTCCGCCACTACATCTCCCAGCGTACTGTTGTCATAATCCCAGCTTACTGCCTCAGTGCGCTTGTGACTGATCAAGTGCTACAGACGTGGATCGAGTTGCTGCAAAAACGCAAGCGCTCGCCCTCTAGAGATCCTGGTGTGGCTGACGATGCTAACAGTAGCACTGTAGCGGAAATGTTTGATAGAAAAGCCACCGTCAATATAGCAACGAATGGGAGTTGGAGTTTATTGTTGTGAATAAAGACGAAAAGCCACTGCGTCTATTGTGTGGCAAGACTGTTTAACGAAGAGGCGGATGTTCAACGAAGAGAAGGCGAATGTTCAACAAAGAGGTGGCGAATGTTCAACAAAGAGATGGCGGATGTTCAACGAAGTGATGGCAGATGTTAACGAAGTGAAGGCGGATGTTTAACGAAGAGATGGTGGACGTTCAACGAAGGTATAGCGGACGTTCAACGAAGAGAAGGCAGATGTTCAACGAAGAGAACGCGGGTATTCAACGAAGAGATGGCGGATGTTCAACGAAGAGATGGCGAATGTTCAACGAAGAGATGGCGGGTGTTCAACGAAGAGAAAAAAGCGGATGTTCAACGAAGAGATGGCGGACTACCTTAAGGGAAACATTTTCAAAATTTGTATCGGGGAGTCTGATGTGAAAATTTTCTCTCGGCGGTCACAATCGAGTGAAGGAAGTAGTTCGTGTGAAGTCAGGTCTGAGCACGAAGCTGCAACATTTGAAACGGTTTCTTTCGTCCTTTGAGCTGGTGTCTTTGGCTGCCTACGGAGTAACGCGGTTACTTGAACGAATAACGACACATCATTTCCAGACggataattagtgaaagaaatGCTGTGTACGTGTATGGCAAACTTTGTGAACAAACTATGGAGGAAATGCAGAGAATTGACATCATGCAGAGAGATCGAAATGTATAGGTTATTCAGCAGACTATCGCTCCTCCGTGTGTACAGTTGAGTAACTCTATTTTGTTTCCAGTGGCATTGGATTGAGTGCACTGGTAATTGGGACACTTCGCTGCTTGTACTCTGGATTCGTCTTGTAACAAAAGACTTGGAGATCCATGGTGAAATGGTGACTCCGAACTCATACTGTTGACCCATTCTTGAAGGCTACAGACGGGTTGTGGAAGAATTTGGATTGGATTTTTAAAGAAATTAGTTTCGCCAACGACGAATGATCtacctgtgatgtgtgtgtgtgtggacttgaaaAATGGATTTACCAGTCTGCTGAAGCAGCGTATGACAACGAGTGGCCATCCTATGAAGGATTGCCTTCATGTTGCTGTCATTTTACACCAAGGAAATCTTTGTGTGAGAATGAACAGCGGAAGATTCACTGACAGAGGTGATGAAAACTGTTGTTAGAATCATCAATTGTATTGATGGCAGAGCTATCAGCCATCGCCAGTTTGTCGAGATGTTAACAGAAACAGATTGTaccgaatttcttttttttccttacgaAAGTAAGATGCTTAAAGCTATGGAGATGTTGTGACACGTTTCCCTGAGTAATTATTCCCTGCACATAGGTAATATTTTTTCTAGCATATGAAGGAATGTTGCTAACTAACTCTGCTACTGGTTATGAAGAGACATGGTAGTCCGAGTTGTATTGTCTGCTGGTTGAAATGAACATACCACTTCAAGGAAAGGGACACTTGATTGGCGACTGAACGCAACAATATCGGTGAGAATTTAGGTCAACATTATTTGTGTCACCCGCGGAAAACCAGGATTTCGCAGACTTTGAAAGTTCAATATGAATAGGTATGTCAAGAGTGGTCATGTTGACAAGCAATGCTAAGGTCAGTTCTGGGAGATTGTTTAACGTAAATCTAACAATCACTCCTTGGATTCTCAAAGCTTCAGTACTGCATTTCAATTCATGAAAGATTCTTTTCCACTTTGACTTCTataatccctccccctcccaaaaaaaaacatgaatttaCTAACCTGTTTCATATAGACAAACACAATTTTAAGCTGGAGGTCCTTTTCTGCTTGAGAGCAAGTGAATTCAGGGACTGGGATCTGTTTTTAAGCATTGGACTCGTCTTTTTTGGGCAAGAGAAATtggttcttttgcattcaggtaTTACAAGGTTGTTTTTTGATGTTCGGCTCAACTTGGCCGCGCGAATCCATTTTCTATCTTATGTGTTACATGGAGACGAAATATTGATCTATGTATTAGATGTCATTTTGGAGATGTAGTGTGCAGTCATCCCAATATTGTTGCCTGATTTCATGACGTAGGTAGAAGAAAAAAGATCACAAAGTGTCAAACTGAAACATAGATCAGCAAGTGATTAATAGTTTCCTTTCTTTGCCAATGATTAATGTTTGTATAGGTTGGTTTTTACCGATGATGTTCTCGCAAGATAAGAGAGGATCCCTTTATTACTGTTTGattcacatgattttttttttcatgtattgtGGTGCATTTTACGATGATGAACTTGTCTCCTTATTTTCACACATGTTTTGTGATGTAGCCAGTCTAACCTGCTAATTATAAAATCCTATTGAATGTGATATAAATCACAATTTTCCACAATTCAATGCCTGAGCGAAAACTGCTTTGGATAATCAACAGTTGCTTCCATCAGTATTTCCCTCACGTTGCTAACTGGACGTTCTCGTTGCAGCATCAGCGACAGATCCGCTTCAAAAGCTCCTACCAGGAGCTTCCAGCAGGGCTGAGATCTACCCTCGTGGACGCTGGTAGGCGAAAGGAATTCTCCTACTTCATCCAGGTCGATGTTGACGACCCGCCTGCCAGCACCGCCCTAACCAAGCTTCCCAAGGGAGCTCGAACGTACTTCCCTCCTCAGCTGTCGGAGCCTCTGGTTacctccctgcaggaggaggattccgacgacgacgacgccacGACGGAGCAGCTGTTCCTCGTTGGCAGTTCTTCGAGTTATTTACAGGCCCTTAGCCAAGAGGCAGCCAGGGCGCGTGAAAAGGCATTACTGGTGTCGAAGACGGACATCTCGCCACATCTAGAGGACCTGGCACGAAACGGCGTTCATCTTGATGCTGTGGACGACAATGCTCTCGTGACCTCACCATCGACATCTACATTACTGACCTACTCTCACGCAGAGGCGTCACTCTCCATGACTGAGAATCCCATTGTTATACAGAAAGGCATTTTGGAATCTTCCAGTTACACATCTTACTCACCCGGTGATTCCCAGACCTCGCAGAATACTTCGGCTACGCAGGattacacaccctcctccacctctaccaGCTCATCTTCCCTTCGTTCGACTCCATCTTCTTCCCCTCGAATTCCTTATGCGTCTCCTTCACCAGCGAAATCTATATCtagctactctctcaccccttcgtcgaaacctcctcctccgtcatcagcTCCTCGGTCCTTTTCCAGCTTCTCTACAGCGCCGTCTGCAACAGTAAAGTCGCCACCGGTGTCTCCAGCCTCTAACTCAGTTTCCAGCTACTCTTTCATCGCATCTTCCCCGTCAGTAATGCCTCGCAAGCCATCAGCTTCTCCCCCTTTTTCTAGTTATTCTTCTACGACATCATCTTCTCTATCATCAACATCCAAATCTCTTACAAATCTTTCTCTTGTAACATCCGATTCTTCATCCTTTGGAAAATCTGCTGGTTCTTTAGCTCCTGCTGTATCATCCACAAGCAAGAGTTTTACCGCCTCTCCTCCCTTGCCAGGGTCTAGAATCCATTCGTCTCAATCTTCAGCAACGTCGTCCTTCTCTTCATCAACGTCCAAGTCTTTTACTACCTACTCTTTCACTTCGCCTCCGCCATCCATATCGTTCTCTTCTGTTTCCAAAAATCGCTCACCTTTACGACCTGGGAAGGACTCTCAGACCCATCTGGCAAAGCGTCCACTTTCTTGGTCTCCTCATTCAGGCACTTCGTCTTCATCTAAGATGCATCCAGGGTTACCATTAACCCAGAGATCACAGAAGTCCTTCTTCCAGGCCACTCGACCTCCTACTGCTTCAGCGGTTTTGCCGAGGCATTCATCCACTACACGTAACAGAGTCTCCTTTGAGGCCAAACATCTACAGATTCTCTCACCTCCAGAGATTTCAGAAAAATCCCCAGCATCAGCTGAGCCTCTCACtaactctcacactctcactaaaCACCGCTCTCGTCCGGCTCACACCCCGTCGTCCAGAAATATAGTCACACAGTCAAAGCCCAGACCGAGGGGCAAGTCGCTTTCCAGCCGTCCAACCAACAACAGATTTCGGGGCATCACATCTTCCAGGAgaggtggtcagggtcgtggtaAGAGTGGCGGACGACGCACCTCAGTGTCCAAGACTCCAGGCTCAGACGGTAAGACTGTAGATAGTTCCGACGACCCGTACGTGGGTTCGATACCCGGTCGTAGTGGAGTCGACTACCCGACCCTCTTGACCATACCTAAGACTGGGTTTGACTGTTCCAGTAAGCCCACCGGAGGTTATTACGCCGATGTGGAGACCAACTGTCAggtaaggtggtgatggtgaagtgatggtgttggtgaaatggtggtggtggagaagcggTTCATAAAGGTTAGTTTGAGGTGGTGGGTTATGAAGTGGAAGGTCATGTGCTTTGTGGATTGCTTGGGTGGCGGGTTTGATGGGTATATATTGTtttggtgaggtgagggactgtgaggTTTTGAGGATGTAGGTTGGTAAGATGAGTTGGTGTTGGGTTGATGATATTTTCGAAGGCTGGTGATTCAAGAGGCATACAGAACAGCAGCATAGCCCTGGGACTTTTT is a window from the Panulirus ornatus isolate Po-2019 chromosome 32, ASM3632096v1, whole genome shotgun sequence genome containing:
- the LOC139759031 gene encoding uncharacterized protein gives rise to the protein MGRLPVWLGSLLLLLMARADSPRGGNPSQSPAGGTVVGPEVLAAQTLHFSQLPRPEKLSQPSNPETDSQLDAVTRHQRQIRFKSSYQELPAGLRSTLVDAGRRKEFSYFIQVDVDDPPASTALTKLPKGARTYFPPQLSEPLVTSLQEEDSDDDDATTEQLFLVGSSSSYLQALSQEAARAREKALLVSKTDISPHLEDLARNGVHLDAVDDNALVTSPSTSTLLTYSHAEASLSMTENPIVIQKGILESSSYTSYSPGDSQTSQNTSATQDYTPSSTSTSSSSLRSTPSSSPRIPYASPSPAKSISSYSLTPSSKPPPPSSAPRSFSSFSTAPSATVKSPPVSPASNSVSSYSFIASSPSVMPRKPSASPPFSSYSSTTSSSLSSTSKSLTNLSLVTSDSSSFGKSAGSLAPAVSSTSKSFTASPPLPGSRIHSSQSSATSSFSSSTSKSFTTYSFTSPPPSISFSSVSKNRSPLRPGKDSQTHLAKRPLSWSPHSGTSSSSKMHPGLPLTQRSQKSFFQATRPPTASAVLPRHSSTTRNRVSFEAKHLQILSPPEISEKSPASAEPLTNSHTLTKHRSRPAHTPSSRNIVTQSKPRPRGKSLSSRPTNNRFRGITSSRRGGQGRGKSGGRRTSVSKTPGSDGKTVDSSDDPYVGSIPGRSGVDYPTLLTIPKTGFDCSSKPTGGYYADVETNCQVFHMCWSGRSAAFLCPVGTVFSQRLLVCDWWYNVDCSATHAFLHANDGIWQPTSHLNRL